Sequence from the Rhodanobacter sp. genome:
GAGGTGCCGCACGCCGCGCTCCACCGCCTTGCGGCCGAGGAAGGCACCCAGCAGGTTCGAATCGAAGTGGTAGGCGTACCACACGTCGAACGGGAAATCCTGGCGCGGCCGCGGGCCCAGCCCCTTGCGCGCCAGCCGCTCGGCGATGAAATAGCGGTCGGGATGCGCCTCGACGTCCTCGCCTTCCAGCCGGCGGTGCACGTTGTCGACGAACTGGGTCATCGTCATGTTGTCGAGCATCGACGCGAACGGATGGAAGTAGCTTTCGTAGCCCGGCCGGGTGCACCAGCCGTCGAAGCGGATGCCGTTCTTGTAGGTGGCGTTGCAGGCGGGCATCCACTCCGACTCCTCGATGCCCAGCCCGTCGAAGAAACCGCGCAGCCACGGCGTGGAACCCTCGCCCACGCCGATGATGCCCACCTGCGGCGACTCCAGCACGGTCACCTGCAGGCGCGGACCGTAGTCCGAGTTGGCCAGCAGCAAGGCCGTCATCCAACCGGCCGTGCCGCCGCCGACCACCACGATGCGCTTCACCGGCGGCTCGGCGTCGGTGCGCGGGCCGGGCGCGTAGGGCGTGATGCTCTCGTTGAAGACGGTGGCGACGTCGGCCATGGATGGACAACCCGATGCGTGTGCGGTGCGAAGCCCTAGCGTAGGGGCTTTCCGCACGTTGCGGGAGGATTCGGTGCGCGCATTAAAATCGCAGGCCACCCCGCCGATCCGGAACCCGCATGAACGCGCCGCTCGCCTCGCTCTATACCGCGCACCTCGCCACCTTGCGCCAGTGCGCCGACCGGGCCCTGGCTCTGGGCGGCTTCGATCACCTGCTGGTCGCCGCGGGCTCGCCGCCCGGCAAGTTCCTCGACGACCAGGACTACCCCTTCGTCGCCAACCCGCACTTCAAGCATTGGCTGCCGTTGACCGACGCGCCGGACAGCTGGATCGCCTACACGCCGGGCGCGAAGCCGAAGCTGATCTTCGTGCAGCCGCGCGACTACTGGCACGTGGTGCCGGAAGCGCCGCACGGCTACTGGGTGGAACACTTCGACATCGTCACCGTGCGCAGCAAGGAAGACGCCGTGGCGCAGCTGCCGAAGGGCCGCGGCGCGGTCGTCGCGCCGGCCTGCCCCGCCATCGACGGCGTGACGGCCGACAACCCGCAGGCCGTGCTCGACTGCCTGCACTGGCACCGTTCGTTCAAGACGCCCTACGAACTCGAGCTGATGCGCGAAGCCAACCGCATCGGCGCCCGCGCGCACCGCGCGGCGGAGGCCGCGTTCCGCGCCGGCGAGAGCGAATTGGACATCCATCTCGCCTACCTCGCCGCCGCGCGGCAGATCGACGCCGAGTTGCCCTACGCCAGCATCGTGGCCTTGAACGAACACGGCGCGGTGCTGCACTACATGCACTTCGACCGCACGCCGCCGGCCGCGCACCGGTCCTTCCTGATCGACGCCGGCGCGAGCTGCGCGGGCTACGCCAGCGACATCACGCGCACCTACGCGGCGCACGGCCACGCCGAGTTCCAGGCGTTGATAGCCAGCATGGACGCAGCGCAGCAGGGCTTCGCGGCGAAGGTGCGCGCGGGCCAGAGCTATCCCGAGTTGCACATCCACGCCCATCACGCGATCGCCGGCGTGCTGCGCGAGCACGGCTTCATCCGCATGAGCGCCGAGAGCGCGGTGGAGTCCGGCGTCACCGCCGCGTTCTTCCCGCACGGCCTCGGCCACCCGATCGGCCTGCAGGTGCACGACGTCGCCGGCTTCCAGCAAGACGAACACGGCGGCAACCTCCCGCGCGTCGCCGGCCACCCGTACCTGCGCACGACCCGCACGCTGGAGCCAGGCATGGTGGTGACCATCGAGCCGGGCCTGTACTTCATCGACATGCTGCTGGCCGAGCTGCGCGACCGGCCGGTCGCCACCGATGTCGACTGGACGAAGGTGGACGCCTTCCGCCGCTACGGCGGCATCCGCATCGAGGACGACGTGGTGTGCACTAACGGCGCGCCGGAAAACCTCACCCGCGACGCGTTCGCGCAAACCGGCTGAGCGCAACCGCGACGCATGAAGTTGCGTCGCGTCGCCTTCGATCCAGGCACGGCAGCGGATGGCTGCGGCGCGCGTATCCGTTTCCCGGTTCCGCGGACTGTTCAGATCCGGCCGCACCGATTAGTGTGAGGACATTCGCGCTTACCGGGATGTCGCGGAAGCACCCGCGCGCCGCTCCTGCATCGCAAAGGGACCCCATGTTCCGACGCATCCATTTCATCTCCGGCCTGCCCCGCTCGGGCTCCACCCTGCTGGCCGCGCTGCTGCGCCAGAACCCGCGCTTCCAGGCCGGCATGAGCAGCCCGCTGGCTGGCTTGTTCAGCGCCCTGCTTGGAGAGATGAGCGCCCGCAACGAGTTTTCGGTGTTCATCGACGACGACCGGCGCCGGCGCGTGTTGCGTGGGCTGTTCGAACAGTTCCACGCCGATGCGCAGGCCGAGGTGGTGTTCGACACCAACCGCGCCTGGTGCGCGCGCCTGCCCGCCATCGCCGGGCTGTTTCCCGACGCCAGGGTGATCGCCTGCGTGCGCGACGTGCCGTGGATCGTGGACAGCATCGAGCGGCTGGTGCGCAAGAACGCTTTCCAGCCCTCCGCCATCTTCAACTACACCGCCGGCGGCACCGTGTTCACGCGCGCCAACGGCATCGCCGGCGCGGAAGGCATGCTGGGCTACGCCTACGACGCGTTGAAGGAGGCGTACTTCGGCGAACACGCCCACCGCCTGCTGCTGGTGCAGTACGAGACGCTCACGCGCGAGCCGGCCAGGGCGCTCGAGGCCGTCTACGACTTCATCGGCGAACCGGCCTACAAGCACGACACCGAACACGTCGAATACGACGCCAGCGCCTTCGACGCCAAGGCCGGCACGCCGGGCCTGCACGCCATACAGCCGCGCGTACAGGCCAACGAGCGCACCACCATCCTGCCGCCCGAACTGTTCGCCCGCTTCGCCAACGATGCCTTCTGGCGCGACCCGAAACTCAATCTGAGCGACGTGCGCATCGTCTGACGCACACCCGCCACAACGGATTACGCGATACACGACCACATCACAGGCGAGATCATGAACCGCATCTACCGGCTCGTCTGGAACCGCGCCTTGCGCGTGCTGCAGGTTGCTTCCGAATTCACGCATTCGCACGGCGGCAGCATCACCGGCAAGGGCCAGTCGCCGATGCGCCAGCGCCCGCTGGCGCTGGCACTCACCTTGGCGCTCGGTACGGTGCTGAGTGCGGTGGCACCGCAGGTCCCGGCACAGACGGTGGGCGGACAAGGTGGCGCGGGAGCATCCAGCACGGGAACATTCAATGCTGGCAATGGCGGCGCCAGTGGCAACGGTGGTGCAAGCCCTTCCGGCAGCGGCGGAACCTCCAGCAACGGCAGCGGCGGCAGTGGCGCAAACTACTCCGGTGCCTACAGCGGTAGCGGCGGTAGCGGCGGAACCGTCGGCGCTACGTATTCGGCCAGCGCCACGCCAAGCTCTACCCATGGCGGTGGCGGCGGTGCAGGCGCAACCGGTGGCGGTGGCGGTGGCGGCGGCAGCGGCGCCTACGTGTTGGGCGCTGGCACCCTTACCGTCGACAACGGCATCACCGTGCAAGGTGGCATCGGCGGCACCGGTGGTTTCGGCACCGGAAGCCGGAACAGCTACGCTGGCGGCGGCGGTGGTGGTGGTGACGGCATCCTCGTCGGCAGCTCCGGTGCCGCCATCGACAACAGCGGCACCATCACTGGCGGCGCTGGCGGGAATGGTGGGGGTGCTAGCAGTCGCTACGGCGGTGGTGGCGGTGGCGGCAACGGCATTGCCGGTTCGGGCATCAGCATCACCAACGCCGGCACCATCAGCGGCGGCCTGGGCGGTGCCGGCGGCACGGCTTTGACGAACGGCAATGCCGGCAGCAACGGCGACGCCATCCTGTTCTCCGGTGGCAGCAACACGCTGACACTGAATTCGGGCTCGGTGCTGAACGGCGCAATCGAAGTCGCCAATGGCGCCACCGCCACCATCGACATCGGCGCCAGCGGGCTGGATCTTTCCGGCGGCACGCTGGGCAGCAGCGCACTGATCATCAACGGCACCACCGCCATCGACACCGGCGGCAACACCTTCACCGTGTCCGGCGTGATCAGCGGCGGCCGTTCGCTGACCAAGCTGGGCAGCGGCACGCTCACCCTCACCGGCGTCAACACCTACAGCGGCGGCACCATCGTCAACTCGGGCACGCTGGCGCTGTCGGGCAGCGGCAGCATCGGCTTCTCGGACGTCGAGCTTGCCAGCGGCGCCACTTTCAACATCTCCAGTATCAACTACGCCCAAACACTTATCGGCTCGCTCAACGGCAGCGGCACCACAATCCTCGGCAGCCATTCGCTGGGTCTCGGCACGGCCAGCGGCACCTTCTCCGGCACGGTTTCCGGCAATGCGGGCAGCCAACTCGACGTCGACACCGACACCGGCGTCACCTATACCTATGCCGGCAGCAGCACCGGCGCGGCGTGGGCGCTGGGCTCCAACAGCGGCCTGCAGATTGGCGTGGACAGCACGACCACAGGTTCGATCACGGGCAGCGCCGGTGCTGCGGGCTCATCCGGCGGCGGCAATGGCGGCAACGGCGGCTATGCGGCCGCGATTACCACCGGAGCCACTTTGTCGGTGCAACAGGGCAGCAGCATTACCGGCGGCAGCGGCGGTATTGGCGGCGCCGGCACCGGCAGCTATGGCATCGGTGGCAACGGTGGCTTTGGTGGCAGCGGTGGCAATGGCGGCTACGGAATTCACGGTTCCGGCGGTTATCTGACCAACAACGGCCGCGTGACGGGCGGAAGCGGCGGCATCGGCGGCCGTGGCGGCAACGGCAGCATGAACAACGGCGGCAGGGGCGGCGACGGCGGCCACGGCGTCGATGTCGTCAACAACGCCCACTTCGGCCTCACGAACAACGGCAGCGGGGCCATCACGGGCGGCAACGGCGGCTATGGTGGCAGCAGCATCAATGGCAACGGCAACAGCGGTGGCGGCGGCGGCAGCGGCGTCAACAGCAACGGGGACAGCCTCATCACGAATAGCGGCCACATCGCGGGCGGCAACGGCGGCGATGGCGGCAATGGCATCCAATCCACCGGCGGCGATGGCGGCAATGGCGGCCGCGGTATCTACAACGGCGCCGGGTACAGCATCGTCAAGAACACCGGCAGCGTGGCGGGCGGCAACGGCGGCAATGGCGGTAGCAACGATTTCAACAACTTCAGCGTCGGCGGCAATGGCGGCGCCGGTGCCTATTTCAGCGGCAGAGGCAGTGCAAGCAACAGCAGCCTGACGAACTACGGCAGCGGCACCATCATCGGCGGCAATGGCGGCATTGGCGGCAGCGTCGGCAACGGCAGCTTCGGCGGCAACGGCGGCAATGGCGGTAACGGCGTCAACAGCAACGGGGTCAGCGTCCATAACAGCGGCACCATCACGGGCGGCAATGGCGGCGATGGCGGCCGCGGCGGCAACGGCAGCTACACCAACACCGGCTACGGCGGCAGCGGCGGCTACGGCGGCAACGGCATTACCGGTTGGGGCATCGGCATCACCAACGCCGGCACTATCAGCGGCGGCCACGGCGGCGCCGGCGGCACGGCTTTGA
This genomic interval carries:
- the pepQ gene encoding Xaa-Pro dipeptidase produces the protein MNAPLASLYTAHLATLRQCADRALALGGFDHLLVAAGSPPGKFLDDQDYPFVANPHFKHWLPLTDAPDSWIAYTPGAKPKLIFVQPRDYWHVVPEAPHGYWVEHFDIVTVRSKEDAVAQLPKGRGAVVAPACPAIDGVTADNPQAVLDCLHWHRSFKTPYELELMREANRIGARAHRAAEAAFRAGESELDIHLAYLAAARQIDAELPYASIVALNEHGAVLHYMHFDRTPPAAHRSFLIDAGASCAGYASDITRTYAAHGHAEFQALIASMDAAQQGFAAKVRAGQSYPELHIHAHHAIAGVLREHGFIRMSAESAVESGVTAAFFPHGLGHPIGLQVHDVAGFQQDEHGGNLPRVAGHPYLRTTRTLEPGMVVTIEPGLYFIDMLLAELRDRPVATDVDWTKVDAFRRYGGIRIEDDVVCTNGAPENLTRDAFAQTG
- a CDS encoding sulfotransferase; translation: MFRRIHFISGLPRSGSTLLAALLRQNPRFQAGMSSPLAGLFSALLGEMSARNEFSVFIDDDRRRRVLRGLFEQFHADAQAEVVFDTNRAWCARLPAIAGLFPDARVIACVRDVPWIVDSIERLVRKNAFQPSAIFNYTAGGTVFTRANGIAGAEGMLGYAYDALKEAYFGEHAHRLLLVQYETLTREPARALEAVYDFIGEPAYKHDTEHVEYDASAFDAKAGTPGLHAIQPRVQANERTTILPPELFARFANDAFWRDPKLNLSDVRIV